One region of Polynucleobacter paneuropaeus genomic DNA includes:
- the bioD gene encoding dethiobiotin synthase — MNLSKGYFVTGTDTEIGKTLVSAALLWKLNSLGIDCAGFKPVVAGTYAAQNGSRLNEDIESLRIASTSKAQRPLSADDLCPYILDAPIAPHLGAASQNIALDAKTILSAFKQLQQDFSTVIVEGVGGFLVPINDVNNMGDVAQSFDLPVILVVGMRLGCINHALLSCEAIVQRKLKLAGWVANSLNTPMPMLQENINALKKCIPAPFLGLIPSLSQHLVKPQNAPYSIEALAFAAKHLNLELL, encoded by the coding sequence ATGAATCTCTCGAAGGGGTATTTCGTTACAGGCACTGATACAGAGATTGGTAAAACGCTTGTCAGCGCAGCATTGCTGTGGAAACTCAACTCTTTGGGGATAGATTGTGCGGGATTCAAACCCGTTGTTGCAGGCACTTACGCAGCACAAAACGGATCGCGTCTAAATGAAGACATAGAAAGTTTAAGAATAGCGTCTACGAGTAAAGCGCAGCGCCCACTGTCTGCGGATGATCTCTGCCCTTATATCTTAGATGCGCCGATTGCACCACATCTTGGTGCAGCTTCACAAAATATTGCGCTGGATGCAAAAACGATCTTGAGCGCCTTTAAACAATTACAGCAAGATTTTTCGACTGTCATTGTTGAGGGTGTGGGTGGATTTTTAGTGCCCATCAATGATGTCAATAATATGGGCGATGTGGCTCAGAGTTTCGATTTACCCGTGATCCTGGTAGTAGGAATGCGCCTAGGCTGCATCAATCATGCGCTACTGAGTTGCGAAGCAATTGTTCAGCGCAAACTCAAGCTTGCGGGATGGGTTGCCAATTCATTAAACACGCCGATGCCCATGCTTCAAGAAAACATCAATGCACTCAAAAAATGTATTCCCGCACCTTTTTTAGGGCTTATTCCTAGCCTAAGTCAGCATTTAGTCAAACCCCAAAATGCGCCCTACTCGATAGAGGCGCTCGCTTTTGCTGCCAAGCACCTGAATTTAGAGCTTCTTTAG
- the mltA gene encoding murein transglycosylase A has product MASKSEKLLGGFYRHSLASVFLVGILVLIVGCSVPPTRAPGNYSSSGSAPSSYSSQVATFSAVSWQALPGWREDDLSKAWPAWLRSCEVLRKKNGEINWRGVCSQANTPPARDAQGIRQYFENNFQVYEVRNSYNGSDTGLITGYYEPLLNGSLTRTSTYTVPLYAYPSAWKRSKPIPGPTRAQLLSSGVLNGSEIAWVEDPVAAAFMQIQGSGKIRLQDGRILRLGFAGTNDQPFQSIAQWLIERKEIRRNQASMQSISEWAKRNPGQVTEMLNANPRFVFFKELPSDGGAEVGPVGSLGVPLTPERSIAVDLRSIPIGAPVFLATNKLLSTESIQKLVMAQDTGNAIVGGVRADFFWGSGDAAAELAGHMKQNGKMWLLLPR; this is encoded by the coding sequence ATGGCTTCTAAATCTGAAAAATTATTAGGTGGTTTCTATCGGCACTCGCTAGCTAGTGTATTCCTAGTGGGCATTCTCGTTTTAATAGTGGGGTGTTCTGTGCCCCCTACACGTGCTCCAGGCAATTATTCGAGCAGTGGTAGTGCACCGAGTTCATATAGCTCTCAGGTAGCAACTTTTTCCGCGGTCTCATGGCAGGCTTTGCCAGGATGGCGTGAAGATGATCTCAGTAAAGCATGGCCCGCATGGCTAAGAAGTTGTGAAGTCCTGCGTAAAAAAAATGGTGAGATTAATTGGCGTGGAGTTTGCTCTCAAGCGAACACACCGCCTGCCCGTGACGCTCAAGGGATTCGTCAATACTTTGAGAATAATTTTCAGGTATACGAGGTACGCAATAGTTATAACGGGAGCGATACCGGTTTAATTACTGGCTATTACGAACCCCTCTTGAATGGTTCGCTGACGAGAACCAGCACTTATACCGTGCCCCTATACGCCTACCCGAGTGCTTGGAAGAGATCAAAGCCAATTCCGGGACCTACTCGAGCACAGCTTCTTAGCTCGGGTGTTTTGAATGGTTCTGAAATAGCTTGGGTCGAAGATCCAGTTGCTGCAGCTTTTATGCAGATACAAGGTTCAGGAAAAATTCGTTTACAAGATGGCCGTATTTTGCGTCTCGGTTTTGCGGGAACGAACGATCAACCATTTCAATCTATCGCCCAATGGTTAATAGAGCGAAAAGAGATTCGAAGAAATCAGGCCTCTATGCAGAGTATTTCAGAATGGGCCAAACGTAATCCTGGCCAGGTTACTGAAATGCTGAATGCCAATCCTCGCTTTGTCTTTTTTAAAGAGTTGCCAAGTGATGGTGGGGCTGAGGTAGGCCCAGTAGGCTCTCTAGGAGTGCCGCTTACCCCCGAAAGAAGTATTGCAGTTGACCTGAGATCAATTCCAATTGGCGCACCAGTATTTTTAGCAACCAACAAGCTCTTAAGTACAGAATCGATTCAAAAATTAGTAATGGCTCAAGATACTGGAAATGCTATTGTGGGCGGCGTCAGAGCTGACTTTTTCTGGGGCTCAGGCGATGCAGCCGCAGAGCTGGCAGGCCATATGAAACAAAATGGCAAGATGTGGTTACTATTACCTCGTTAA
- a CDS encoding M20 aminoacylase family protein yields MRLLPEIIDSSSAIQEIRRNIHAHPELRFEENRTSQLVAEALSSWGIEVFRGLGKTGVVGRLVGDLGPGKMIGLRADMDALPLQEHNTFSHSSQNPGKMHACGHDGHTAMLLGAAEYLSNHRDFKGSVIFIFQPAEEGGAGAREMIKDGLFKQFPCDAVFGLHNWPGLAEGNFGVTTGPMMASSNTFEITIKGKGGHAALPHNSADPVLTGVQVVQALQSIVTRNKRPVDAAVLSVTQFHAGETSNVIPDSAFIGGTIRTFTLEVLDLMEQRLREIAEHTANAFDCHAEIIFTRNYPPLINHAKEVRFAGEVMKELVGEEQVDMDIDPTMGAEDFAFMLLEKPGCYVFLGNGDGDHRSVGHGMGPCHLHNPSYDFNDALIPVGVSYWVKLAQRYLA; encoded by the coding sequence ATGCGTTTACTCCCTGAGATCATTGATTCCTCAAGCGCAATTCAAGAAATTCGGCGCAATATCCACGCCCACCCTGAATTACGTTTTGAAGAGAATCGCACTTCCCAACTCGTAGCCGAAGCGCTTTCCAGTTGGGGCATTGAGGTATTCCGAGGTCTTGGTAAGACCGGGGTTGTAGGTCGCCTGGTTGGAGATCTTGGTCCAGGAAAAATGATTGGTCTGCGTGCTGATATGGACGCCCTACCTCTTCAAGAGCACAACACCTTTTCTCATTCATCGCAAAATCCTGGAAAAATGCATGCGTGTGGTCATGATGGTCATACTGCCATGCTTCTCGGAGCAGCAGAATACTTATCTAACCATCGCGATTTCAAAGGTAGTGTGATCTTCATTTTTCAGCCTGCTGAAGAAGGTGGAGCTGGTGCACGTGAAATGATCAAAGATGGTTTATTCAAACAATTTCCTTGTGATGCTGTCTTTGGACTTCATAACTGGCCAGGTTTAGCAGAAGGAAATTTTGGTGTTACTACGGGCCCGATGATGGCCTCTAGCAATACTTTTGAAATTACGATCAAAGGTAAAGGTGGCCACGCCGCACTTCCACATAACAGCGCAGATCCTGTCCTCACTGGAGTACAAGTTGTTCAAGCCTTACAAAGTATTGTGACTCGCAACAAACGTCCAGTGGATGCTGCAGTTTTATCTGTGACGCAATTTCATGCGGGTGAGACTAGTAATGTGATTCCAGACAGTGCATTCATTGGCGGCACCATTCGCACCTTTACTTTAGAGGTGTTAGATTTGATGGAGCAAAGACTACGAGAAATTGCTGAACATACAGCTAATGCATTTGACTGTCATGCAGAAATCATTTTTACACGTAACTATCCCCCGCTGATTAATCACGCTAAAGAAGTTCGCTTTGCAGGGGAAGTCATGAAAGAGCTGGTTGGCGAAGAGCAAGTTGATATGGATATTGATCCAACTATGGGGGCTGAGGATTTCGCCTTCATGTTGCTCGAGAAACCTGGATGCTATGTTTTCTTGGGCAATGGCGATGGTGATCACCGATCAGTAGGTCATGGCATGGGTCCATGTCACTTACACAATCCCTCTTATGACTTTAATGATGCACTCATTCCAGTTGGAGTGAGTTATTGGGTCAAACTTGCACAGCGCTATCTAGCTTAA
- the trpE gene encoding anthranilate synthase component I produces MQLDEFNALAKQGFNRIPLVKEVLADLETPLSLYVKLTQAFGKKNTYLLESVVGGERFGRFSFIGLPAKTLLRTAGTPTAPLTEILTDGKVVESNRDNPLDFIDAYFKRFKVPLQTGLPRFCGGLAGYFGYDTVRYIEAKLASHNLPDELGVPDIQLMLTEELAVIDNVTGKIYFIVYADPTEPHGFEKAQVRLKELLACLSKPFSMPVSRPSNKTDLVRNFKAAHFEKAVLKTKEYILAGDCMQVVIGQRISKPFTDSPLALYRALRSLNPSPYMYYYDFGDLQVVGSSPEILVRQELRGGEKMVTIRPLAGTRPRGSTPQEDERLAQELLADPKEIAEHVMLIDLARNDVGRIAKTGSVQVTDSMSIEKYSHVQHIVSSVEGQLLDNMSNMDVLRATFPAGTLSGAPKIRAMEIIDEMEVVKRGVYGGAVGYLSFSGDMDVAIAIRTGVIRNGVLHSQAGAGVVADSDPTAEWKETEAKARAVLLAADLVQGGLDAPHD; encoded by the coding sequence ATGCAGCTCGATGAATTTAATGCTTTAGCAAAGCAAGGCTTTAATCGAATCCCTTTAGTAAAAGAAGTATTGGCGGATCTCGAGACGCCACTATCGCTTTATGTAAAGCTAACTCAAGCCTTTGGTAAAAAAAATACTTACTTACTAGAGTCGGTTGTAGGCGGCGAACGCTTTGGTCGCTTTTCATTCATTGGTCTTCCAGCAAAAACGCTTTTGAGAACAGCTGGGACGCCCACAGCGCCACTGACTGAGATTCTGACTGATGGCAAAGTTGTAGAGAGTAATCGGGATAATCCACTCGACTTTATCGATGCCTACTTCAAACGCTTTAAAGTGCCCTTACAAACCGGCCTGCCCCGCTTCTGTGGTGGCTTAGCGGGTTACTTTGGTTACGATACTGTGAGATATATCGAAGCAAAATTAGCTAGCCACAACTTACCTGATGAATTAGGTGTACCTGACATTCAATTGATGCTCACCGAAGAGTTGGCGGTAATTGATAACGTCACTGGAAAAATTTATTTCATAGTCTATGCTGATCCTACCGAGCCCCATGGCTTTGAAAAAGCTCAAGTACGCTTAAAAGAACTACTCGCATGCCTAAGCAAGCCCTTCAGCATGCCTGTTTCAAGACCGAGCAATAAAACAGATTTAGTACGTAACTTTAAGGCTGCTCATTTTGAGAAAGCTGTTCTTAAAACTAAAGAATATATTTTGGCTGGCGATTGTATGCAAGTCGTCATCGGCCAACGCATTAGCAAGCCCTTTACCGATTCTCCTCTAGCGCTTTACAGAGCATTACGATCTCTCAATCCATCGCCTTATATGTACTACTATGACTTCGGCGATCTCCAAGTAGTCGGCTCCTCACCAGAAATTTTGGTTAGGCAAGAACTACGTGGAGGAGAAAAAATGGTGACGATTCGCCCCTTGGCAGGCACTCGCCCCCGCGGAAGTACGCCTCAAGAGGATGAGCGTCTAGCACAAGAATTGTTAGCTGATCCCAAGGAAATTGCTGAACATGTGATGTTGATCGATCTGGCTCGTAATGATGTGGGTCGCATTGCCAAAACAGGCTCTGTCCAAGTGACTGACTCGATGTCAATTGAAAAATATTCTCATGTACAACACATTGTTAGCTCTGTTGAAGGTCAATTGCTCGACAATATGAGCAATATGGATGTACTACGCGCCACCTTCCCAGCCGGTACTTTATCTGGTGCCCCAAAGATTCGGGCGATGGAAATTATTGACGAGATGGAGGTCGTTAAACGCGGCGTCTATGGTGGTGCTGTGGGCTATCTCTCTTTCTCGGGCGATATGGACGTTGCAATTGCGATACGAACTGGGGTGATTCGGAATGGAGTTTTACATTCTCAAGCGGGTGCTGGTGTGGTTGCAGACTCAGATCCAACTGCAGAGTGGAAAGAGACCGAAGCCAAAGCGCGTGCTGTATTGTTGGCTGCTGATTTAGTTCAAGGAGGACTCGATGCTCCTCATGATTGA
- a CDS encoding enoyl-CoA hydratase yields MTYQNILTEVDGKVAIITLNRPQVLNAIDDSLMDELLSALQKFDADDHIACMIVTGSEKAFAAGADVSKMAKMGFNEVYRQEFITRNWDQIKQVRKPIIAAVSGFALGGGCELAMMCDMIMASDTAKFSQPEIKLGIIPGAGGTQRLPRAVSKSKAMDLVLTGRMMDAVEAERAGLVARIFPQADFLKQVKAVAHEIAAMPLLTILMAKESINTAYETTLSEGIHLERRLFHSCFGTHDQKEGMAAFIEKRPAKFTNA; encoded by the coding sequence ATGACTTACCAAAATATATTGACTGAAGTGGATGGCAAAGTTGCCATCATTACACTGAATCGCCCACAGGTTCTGAATGCGATTGATGACAGCTTGATGGATGAGCTTCTCTCCGCGCTGCAGAAATTCGATGCTGATGATCATATTGCCTGCATGATCGTGACCGGAAGTGAAAAAGCGTTTGCTGCAGGAGCAGATGTTTCTAAGATGGCCAAAATGGGCTTTAACGAAGTCTATCGTCAGGAATTCATCACGCGCAATTGGGATCAGATTAAACAAGTTCGCAAGCCTATCATTGCAGCAGTATCTGGCTTTGCCTTGGGCGGCGGCTGTGAGCTAGCTATGATGTGCGACATGATTATGGCCTCAGACACTGCTAAATTTTCTCAACCTGAAATTAAGCTCGGAATTATTCCAGGCGCTGGTGGTACACAACGCTTACCTCGTGCTGTTTCAAAATCGAAAGCAATGGATCTTGTATTAACTGGGCGCATGATGGATGCGGTTGAGGCAGAGCGTGCTGGTTTAGTAGCTCGTATTTTTCCGCAAGCGGATTTCTTAAAACAAGTAAAGGCAGTTGCGCACGAGATTGCTGCAATGCCTTTGTTGACGATATTAATGGCCAAAGAGAGCATCAACACTGCTTATGAAACGACGCTCTCCGAAGGGATTCATTTGGAGCGACGCCTCTTTCACAGCTGTTTTGGGACCCATGACCAAAAAGAAGGCATGGCAGCCTTTATTGAGAAGCGCCCAGCAAAATTTACGAACGCTTAA
- the coq7 gene encoding 2-polyprenyl-3-methyl-6-methoxy-1,4-benzoquinone monooxygenase, which produces MFLSDRLIIEFDTALKSISGGAHSRRSIPINEDHGKISLSEAERTHAAGLMRVNHVGEVCAQALYQSQKLLARDPQIQEMLNHSAQEEMDHLAWCETRVKELGSHTSYLNPFWYAGSFAIGLLAGLAGDQWSLGFVAETEKQVENHLQSHLETLPENDQQSRTIVKQMRLDEIEHGKDAIDAGGVVLPPVIQKLMEASSKLMTSTAYKI; this is translated from the coding sequence ATGTTTTTGTCGGATCGCCTGATTATTGAGTTTGATACTGCCCTGAAATCGATCTCGGGCGGAGCCCATTCTCGACGCTCGATTCCAATAAATGAAGATCATGGAAAAATCTCTTTAAGTGAAGCGGAGCGTACACACGCTGCAGGTTTAATGCGCGTAAATCACGTGGGCGAAGTTTGTGCTCAAGCGCTTTACCAATCGCAAAAATTATTAGCACGAGATCCTCAAATTCAGGAGATGCTCAATCACTCCGCACAAGAGGAGATGGACCATCTCGCTTGGTGTGAAACACGTGTGAAAGAGTTAGGCTCACATACCAGTTATCTCAATCCATTTTGGTATGCAGGATCCTTCGCAATCGGCTTACTAGCAGGCTTAGCGGGCGATCAATGGAGCTTAGGTTTTGTTGCTGAAACTGAAAAACAAGTTGAGAATCATCTCCAAAGTCATTTAGAAACCTTGCCTGAAAACGATCAACAATCTCGTACGATTGTTAAGCAAATGCGTCTTGATGAAATCGAGCATGGAAAAGATGCAATCGATGCTGGCGGAGTCGTTTTGCCCCCAGTGATTCAGAAGTTAATGGAAGCAAGCTCAAAGTTAATGACGAGCACTGCCTACAAAATCTAA
- a CDS encoding aminotransferase class I/II-fold pyridoxal phosphate-dependent enzyme, with product MSHSFNAYALVKQAIAQLEEKLLKRTVRINERACNVDALVGGRVLKTFCSNDYLGFANHPALVAALSEGAQEHGVGSGASHLISGHSRAHDLLENQLARLQSAHIPHARALFFSTGYLANLTAITSLIGLANKGEAHIYSAALNHASLIDGVRLASAQHQASVTVFDHLDLAELEGALIKDTSPLKLIVIDGVFSMDGDLAPLHQLLKLAEQYDALLMVDDAHGFGVLGENGHGILEHFALHSERLIYIGTLGKAAGVSGAFICAEDSFIEWVIQKGRPYIYTTATPPAIAHTVSKSLNLIEGIEGKARRKHLNELIKLWNQEMAFSSWEKIHSLTAIQPIIIGSNANALLASKLLDEAGYWIPAIRPPTVPEGKARLRVTFSANHTMDDVKKLIEVLQKIESSMLVGDAA from the coding sequence ATGAGCCATTCGTTTAATGCGTACGCCTTAGTAAAACAAGCGATTGCTCAGCTTGAAGAAAAGCTGTTAAAACGTACCGTTCGGATTAATGAGAGAGCTTGCAATGTGGATGCTCTAGTCGGCGGTCGCGTACTCAAAACTTTTTGTAGTAATGATTATTTGGGTTTTGCTAATCATCCTGCACTAGTTGCAGCATTATCTGAAGGCGCCCAAGAGCATGGGGTCGGTAGTGGCGCTTCTCATCTCATTAGTGGACACAGCCGTGCGCACGACTTACTAGAAAATCAATTGGCACGCTTACAAAGTGCTCATATTCCTCATGCGCGTGCACTCTTTTTTAGTACAGGCTATTTAGCCAATCTCACAGCGATTACTAGTCTGATTGGATTGGCAAACAAGGGTGAAGCTCATATCTATTCTGCTGCACTCAATCATGCCTCATTAATTGATGGCGTTCGTTTGGCTAGCGCCCAACATCAAGCTTCAGTAACTGTCTTTGATCATCTCGATCTTGCTGAACTAGAGGGTGCCTTAATTAAAGACACGTCTCCTTTGAAACTCATCGTTATTGATGGTGTCTTTAGTATGGATGGCGATCTAGCACCACTCCATCAATTACTCAAACTCGCTGAACAATACGATGCACTTCTGATGGTAGATGATGCACATGGCTTTGGTGTGCTTGGTGAAAATGGTCATGGCATCCTTGAGCACTTTGCACTTCATTCTGAGAGGCTGATCTATATCGGTACCTTAGGTAAGGCTGCTGGTGTCAGTGGTGCATTTATTTGTGCGGAAGATTCTTTCATCGAATGGGTGATTCAAAAAGGGCGTCCCTACATCTATACAACTGCGACACCCCCAGCAATCGCACATACTGTTTCAAAGAGTCTCAATCTCATCGAGGGGATTGAAGGCAAAGCTAGGCGTAAACATTTAAATGAATTAATCAAACTGTGGAATCAGGAGATGGCGTTCTCAAGTTGGGAAAAGATACACTCATTGACTGCAATTCAGCCAATCATTATTGGCAGTAATGCCAATGCCCTACTGGCATCCAAACTACTAGACGAAGCAGGATATTGGATTCCGGCAATTCGTCCACCCACCGTGCCAGAGGGCAAGGCTCGTTTGCGAGTGACTTTCTCTGCGAACCACACAATGGATGATGTCAAAAAACTCATTGAGGTTTTACAAAAGATAGAGTCCAGCATGCTTGTAGGGGATGCTGCATGA
- the rpe gene encoding ribulose-phosphate 3-epimerase, whose amino-acid sequence MDKPNSSQNLPFVIAPSILSADFACLGKEVTEVLAAGADWIHFDVMDNHYVPNLTIGPLVCEAIRPHAIKAGKPATIDVHLMVEPVDRIVPDFAKAGANLISFHPEASPHVNRTLNLIRDSGCKAGLVFNPATPLDHLDHILDLVDLVLLMSVNPGFGGQSFIPSTLTKITQVRSRLDRYQQDSGRQIRLEVDGGIKIDNIAAIAKAGADTFVAGSAIFGKPNYANIIQEMRSELAKSGQA is encoded by the coding sequence ATGGATAAGCCAAATTCGTCCCAAAATCTGCCTTTTGTAATAGCGCCCTCTATCCTTTCGGCTGACTTTGCCTGTTTAGGTAAGGAAGTTACAGAGGTTCTGGCTGCTGGAGCAGACTGGATTCACTTTGACGTGATGGATAACCACTACGTCCCCAACCTCACAATTGGTCCATTAGTATGTGAGGCTATTCGTCCGCACGCCATCAAAGCGGGTAAGCCGGCGACCATCGACGTGCATCTCATGGTTGAACCAGTCGATCGAATTGTTCCTGATTTTGCTAAAGCTGGCGCTAATCTCATTAGCTTTCATCCCGAGGCAAGTCCTCATGTAAATCGCACACTGAATCTGATTCGCGATAGCGGCTGTAAAGCGGGCTTGGTATTTAATCCTGCAACGCCTTTAGATCATCTGGATCACATTTTGGATTTGGTTGATTTGGTTTTGCTCATGTCGGTGAACCCAGGATTTGGTGGGCAATCATTTATTCCAAGTACGCTTACAAAAATTACCCAGGTGAGATCTCGCTTAGACCGTTATCAACAAGATAGCGGAAGGCAGATACGACTTGAAGTAGATGGCGGAATCAAGATCGACAATATCGCTGCAATAGCTAAGGCAGGAGCAGATACATTTGTGGCAGGCTCAGCGATTTTCGGCAAACCCAATTACGCAAATATTATTCAAGAGATGCGCTCAGAATTGGCGAAGTCAGGACAAGCGTAA
- the apaG gene encoding Co2+/Mg2+ efflux protein ApaG yields MNSLEISITVRSQFLPEQSDPDNRQFAFAYTVTIRNSGAMNVQLIARHWFITDGDGDVQEVRGLGVVGQQPLLRPNEQFEYTSWATLPTSAGTMRGEYFCITEEAQFFQAPIPEFALVMPRTLH; encoded by the coding sequence ATGAATTCCTTAGAGATCAGCATTACTGTGCGCTCCCAGTTCCTACCGGAGCAATCTGACCCCGATAATCGCCAATTTGCCTTTGCCTACACCGTGACCATTCGCAATTCTGGGGCAATGAATGTTCAGTTAATCGCCCGCCATTGGTTTATTACTGATGGAGATGGCGATGTCCAAGAGGTTCGGGGCCTAGGGGTTGTGGGGCAACAACCCCTTTTAAGACCAAACGAGCAGTTTGAGTACACCAGTTGGGCTACTTTGCCCACTTCGGCTGGCACTATGAGGGGCGAATATTTCTGTATTACGGAGGAGGCTCAGTTTTTTCAGGCGCCCATCCCTGAATTTGCACTAGTCATGCCTAGGACCTTGCACTAA
- the bioB gene encoding biotin synthase BioB, with product MLDSQTLEKPLTQIKSQDQLIKELDIGASWTVAQIEALFALPFNELMFKAQETHRHNFPEGDVELATLLSIKTGGCPEDCGYCPQAARYHTDIKANKLMDLDEVLEAAKAAKAAGSNRFCMGAAWREPKDRDIEKVTAMIKGVKALGLETCATLGMLEAKQAKALQEAGLDFYNHNLDTSEDFYRSVITTRDYQDRLDTLDHVRAAGMSVCCGGIVGMGESRQQRAAFIARLANLQPYPESVPINHLVPVAGTPLADQEPLDPLEFVRTIAVARITMPRARVRLSAGRQELGRAVQAMCFQAGANSIFYGEQLLTTGNPEAEKDLALLKELGLKTKSSCKAEVQV from the coding sequence ATGCTGGACTCGCAAACGCTCGAAAAGCCCCTGACTCAGATCAAATCACAAGATCAGCTCATTAAGGAGCTAGATATTGGAGCGAGCTGGACCGTTGCCCAAATCGAGGCACTTTTTGCCCTCCCTTTCAATGAGTTGATGTTTAAGGCGCAAGAGACACACCGCCACAACTTCCCAGAGGGTGATGTCGAATTAGCCACCCTCTTATCAATCAAGACTGGTGGATGTCCTGAGGATTGTGGCTACTGCCCCCAAGCCGCTCGTTACCACACTGATATCAAGGCCAATAAGTTGATGGACTTAGATGAAGTTTTGGAGGCAGCAAAGGCGGCTAAAGCAGCGGGCTCCAATCGGTTTTGTATGGGCGCAGCTTGGCGTGAACCAAAAGACCGGGATATTGAAAAAGTCACTGCCATGATCAAGGGTGTGAAGGCGCTTGGCTTAGAAACCTGCGCAACCCTGGGCATGCTGGAGGCCAAGCAGGCAAAGGCTTTGCAGGAAGCAGGCCTTGATTTTTATAACCACAATCTCGATACCAGTGAGGATTTTTATCGTTCCGTCATCACTACTAGAGACTACCAAGATCGCCTCGACACACTAGATCATGTGCGTGCTGCAGGGATGTCAGTCTGTTGTGGCGGCATTGTGGGCATGGGTGAGTCACGTCAGCAAAGAGCCGCTTTTATTGCTCGTCTTGCAAATCTTCAGCCTTATCCAGAATCTGTTCCGATTAATCATTTGGTACCGGTTGCTGGAACACCTTTGGCCGACCAAGAGCCTTTAGATCCCCTGGAATTTGTCCGAACTATCGCGGTCGCCCGGATCACAATGCCCCGTGCCAGGGTGCGTTTATCTGCTGGTCGTCAAGAGCTTGGCAGAGCTGTTCAGGCAATGTGTTTTCAGGCTGGAGCGAACTCGATTTTCTATGGTGAGCAACTACTCACTACCGGTAACCCTGAGGCAGAAAAAGACCTCGCTCTTCTGAAAGAGTTGGGCCTTAAGACCAAGTCGAGCTGCAAAGCCGAGGTTCAGGTCTAG
- the bioA gene encoding adenosylmethionine--8-amino-7-oxononanoate transaminase, which yields MKHHESLPLIAITRGEGAWLYDDKGNAFLDCISSWWTNLFGHANPRINQAISKQLEKIEHVMLAGFTHAPVVELSEKLSALTQGHLGHVFYASDGASAVEIALKMSHHYWQLQGKPQKKKFVCLENSYHGETLGALAVTDVALFREAYGPLLQSVFIAPSPDSRKAKGSKSAKEIAIECADALETIFVKEHQNIAAFIIEPLVQCAGQMAMHSPEYLRRVRALCDQYEIHLIADEIAVGCGRTGKFFACEHAEIWPDFLTLSKGISGGYLPLSLSMTTEKIYRAFYRDQTAQGFLHSHSYTGNPLACAAALAALAIFESDQVLEKNIERAQDLTHAFTWAKKDARLEYWRQQGMILAFDVKPSVLKNPSSFAREMFSASLLEGILIRPIGNTIYVMPPYILTASQTQNMAQAVQRALNRVLK from the coding sequence ATGAAACATCATGAGTCTTTGCCACTCATTGCCATCACTCGCGGTGAGGGTGCCTGGCTTTATGACGACAAAGGGAATGCCTTTTTAGATTGCATTAGCTCTTGGTGGACCAATCTATTTGGTCATGCTAATCCGCGTATTAATCAAGCCATTAGTAAACAGCTAGAAAAGATTGAGCACGTAATGTTGGCTGGCTTTACCCACGCACCAGTTGTTGAGCTCTCAGAAAAACTCAGCGCTTTAACTCAAGGCCATCTAGGTCATGTGTTTTATGCGTCTGATGGTGCCTCTGCAGTAGAAATTGCACTAAAGATGAGTCATCACTATTGGCAACTGCAGGGTAAGCCTCAAAAGAAAAAATTTGTTTGTCTCGAAAACAGCTACCACGGTGAAACTTTAGGTGCGCTTGCAGTTACTGATGTTGCGCTCTTTCGTGAAGCTTATGGCCCGCTCTTGCAATCTGTTTTCATCGCGCCATCACCAGATAGCCGTAAAGCCAAAGGTAGCAAATCTGCTAAAGAGATTGCAATTGAATGTGCAGATGCTCTCGAAACAATCTTTGTCAAAGAACATCAAAACATTGCCGCATTCATTATTGAACCCTTGGTGCAATGTGCCGGACAAATGGCAATGCACTCTCCAGAATATCTTCGCCGAGTCAGGGCCTTATGTGATCAATATGAGATCCATCTGATTGCTGATGAAATTGCGGTAGGTTGTGGACGAACAGGTAAATTTTTTGCTTGTGAGCATGCTGAAATTTGGCCTGACTTTTTAACACTATCCAAAGGCATTAGCGGAGGTTACTTACCGCTTTCGCTCTCCATGACAACTGAAAAAATTTATCGAGCGTTTTATCGCGATCAAACTGCTCAAGGTTTTTTACATTCGCATTCTTATACCGGCAATCCCTTAGCTTGCGCAGCAGCACTAGCTGCTCTCGCCATCTTTGAATCAGACCAGGTCTTAGAAAAAAATATTGAGCGTGCGCAAGATCTAACCCATGCTTTTACATGGGCAAAAAAAGATGCTCGTCTTGAGTACTGGCGCCAGCAAGGCATGATTCTGGCGTTTGATGTAAAACCATCAGTCTTGAAGAACCCCAGCAGCTTCGCCAGAGAAATGTTTTCAGCAAGCCTTTTAGAGGGTATTTTAATTCGGCCGATTGGCAATACGATTTATGTCATGCCACCTTATATTTTGACTGCATCGCAAACGCAGAATATGGCTCAAGCAGTACAACGTGCGCTGAACCGAGTTTTGAAATGA